A window of the Streptomyces sp. NBC_00250 genome harbors these coding sequences:
- a CDS encoding SDR family oxidoreductase: MRIVIAGGHGQIALRLERLLSAHGHEVAGIIRRPEQAGDLRDAGAEPVVLDLESASAEMVAAVLTGADAAVFAAGAGPGSGVDRKDTVDRAAAVLFAEAAERAGVRRYIVVSSMGADATHAGDGVFDAYLRAKGAADDDVRSRTGLDWTILRPGTLTDDAGTGMVRLEARTGRGPVPRDDVAATLAELLDTPATAGLTLELIAGSTPLSVAVKDMAGN; encoded by the coding sequence ATGCGCATCGTCATCGCTGGAGGACACGGACAGATCGCCCTGCGCCTGGAGAGGCTGCTCTCGGCGCACGGGCACGAGGTCGCGGGGATCATCCGCAGACCGGAGCAGGCCGGGGACCTGCGGGACGCGGGGGCCGAACCCGTCGTCCTGGACCTGGAGTCGGCGTCGGCCGAGATGGTCGCCGCCGTGCTCACGGGCGCCGACGCGGCGGTCTTCGCGGCCGGGGCGGGCCCGGGCAGCGGCGTGGACCGCAAGGACACGGTGGACCGCGCGGCGGCGGTCCTGTTCGCCGAGGCGGCGGAACGGGCGGGCGTGCGCCGCTACATCGTCGTCTCGTCGATGGGCGCGGACGCCACGCACGCCGGTGACGGGGTCTTCGACGCCTACCTCCGTGCCAAGGGCGCCGCCGACGACGACGTCCGCTCCCGCACGGGGCTGGACTGGACGATCCTGCGCCCCGGCACCCTGACGGACGACGCGGGCACGGGCATGGTCCGCCTGGAGGCCCGTACGGGCCGCGGCCCGGTCCCCCGCGACGACGTGGCGGCGACCCTCGCCGAACTCCTGGACACCCCGGCGACCGCCGGCCTGACCCTGGAACTGATCGCGG